A single Drosophila ananassae strain 14024-0371.13 chromosome 3L, ASM1763931v2, whole genome shotgun sequence DNA region contains:
- the LOC6496568 gene encoding probable phospholipid hydroperoxide glutathione peroxidase, translated as MANTETVFLALTAGMGILVTLVTHYRLYQDLETMRWRLKVLSLTVKDTFGQPISLNQFAGQVLLVVNIASRCGLTSSQYAGLHELREKYEERGLSILNFPCNQFGAQMPESDGREILEHLRQKKANIGHIFAKIKVNGRNADPLYKLLTRKAPRIEWNFVKFLIDRKGNIYGRYGAEKKPAVLVNDIERLLLEAK; from the exons ATGGCCAACACAGAAACTGTATTTCTCGCCCTCACGGCCGGAATGGGAATTCTGGTGACTCTCGTCACACATTACAGGCTCTATCAGGACCTGGAGACTATGCGTTGGCGCTTAAAGGTATTATCCCTGACGGTGAAGGACACTTTTGGACAGCCCATAAGCTTAAACCAATTCGCGGGCCAAGTCCTGCTGGTCGTGAATATAGCTTCCAG ATGCGGTCTCACCTCTTCCCAATATGCTGGCCTACACGAACTAAGGGAAAAATATGAGGAACGTGGCCTGAGCATCCTGAACTTTCCTTGCAACCAATTCGGAGCACAGATGCCAGAGTCGGATGGCCGGGAAATACTGGAGCATCTCCGCCAAAAGAAGGCTAATATAGGCcatatttttgcaaaaatcaaAGTAAATGGCCGCAATGCAGATCCCCTGTACAAGCTACTCACCCGAAAAGCTCCGCGGATAGAGTGGAATTTTGTCAAGTTTCTGATCGATCGGAAGGGAAATATCTATGGCCGGTATGGCGCAGAAAAGAAGCCAGCTGTCCTGGTAAATGACATTGAGAGGTTGCTGCTGGAAGCCAAATAA
- the LOC116654710 gene encoding uncharacterized protein LOC116654710 isoform X1, whose protein sequence is MLDKDKIVVVAIGLVVLVGSIGGGLVWGQQEEASAKFGRVLLAPASALLAFGAMSARKEHRIQIQIVWLLASVVFLATMMNMVGAHWYDTDLKRTVAYTTVLHIGMMLWIYSINFRMTKEHSEDVTSSKPPPYESDGVKEGEFPKEAKNLKVVVV, encoded by the exons ATGTTGGACAAAGACAAGATTGTAGTAGTGGCCATTGGCCTTGTGGTCTTGGTCGGTTCTATTGGAGGTGGTCTTGTATGGGGACAGC AGGAGGAAGCCTCAGCCAAGTTTGGCAGAGTTCTACTGGCTCCGGCGTCTGCTTTATTGGCATTCGGAGCAATGTCGGCCAGAAAAGAACACAGGATCCAGATTCAAATTGTTTGGCTCCTGGCATCAGTTGTCTTTTTGGCCACAATGATGAACATGGTTGGTGCCCATTGGTACGATACAGATCTTAAACGAACTGTAGCCTACACAA CCGTCCTCCACATTGGGATGATGTTGTGGATCTATAGTATTAACTTCAGGATGACCAAAGAACATTCAGAGGATGTCACTAGCAGCAAACCACCTCCTTATGAGTCGGATGGAGTTAAGGAAGGGGAGTTCCCCAAAGAAGCCAAGAATCTAAAAGTGGTAGtggtataa
- the LOC116654710 gene encoding uncharacterized protein LOC116654710 isoform X2 yields the protein MLDKDKIVVVAIGLVVLVGSIGGGLVWGQQEEASAKFGRVLLAPASALLAFGAMSARKEHRIQIQIVWLLASVVFLATMMNMVGAHCRPPHWDDVVDL from the exons ATGTTGGACAAAGACAAGATTGTAGTAGTGGCCATTGGCCTTGTGGTCTTGGTCGGTTCTATTGGAGGTGGTCTTGTATGGGGACAGC AGGAGGAAGCCTCAGCCAAGTTTGGCAGAGTTCTACTGGCTCCGGCGTCTGCTTTATTGGCATTCGGAGCAATGTCGGCCAGAAAAGAACACAGGATCCAGATTCAAATTGTTTGGCTCCTGGCATCAGTTGTCTTTTTGGCCACAATGATGAACATGGTTGGTGCCCATTG CCGTCCTCCACATTGGGATGATGTTGTGGATCTATAG